The following are from one region of the Paenibacillus sp. JZ16 genome:
- a CDS encoding MTH1187 family thiamine-binding protein, protein MAIAEVTVIPIGTATTSLSSYVAEMQRVLKQQDGISYELTSMSTIIEGELNMIWRAIEALHEAPFLSGAQRVSTSVKIDDRRDQVSSSKQKIQSVQEKLGG, encoded by the coding sequence ATGGCAATAGCGGAGGTAACGGTGATTCCAATCGGAACCGCAACAACGAGTTTGAGCTCTTATGTTGCTGAGATGCAGCGTGTATTGAAACAACAGGATGGAATATCCTATGAGCTGACTTCGATGAGCACCATCATCGAGGGAGAGCTTAACATGATCTGGCGGGCGATAGAGGCTTTGCATGAAGCGCCTTTTCTGTCCGGTGCGCAGCGCGTATCGACTTCCGTGAAGATCGACGACCGCAGGGATCAAGTTTCCTCAAGCAAACAGAAGATCCAGTCCGTACAGGAGAAATTAGGCGGGTAA
- a CDS encoding Ig-like domain-containing protein, whose protein sequence is MKTTPGQTIYWRLAHRGDQGIDTMQVKIGPSTVSIGDLNTVREISSGNKEWTYYSGTYTVPVGQEVTRFAFESVSSADGRQDAGNFLDDIFLGTEPCGVVTKSVDPVDNVQEGDDLTYTVNFKNDGGDHSGNTVFTDNIPEGTEYVLGSLEIVSGPNAGQLTDASGDDQGEFIANENRVIVRLGNGADGSQAGRIPNVDVLPDGTTVQFKVKILSKYKTTGVSNQATVEYDNLLSGDHETRTSNGVTVDVNRPPIVPDFEETTWKDTTVTGSVYGVDANGDPLTFTKGTDPQNGSVTVNPDGTWEYVPDPDFTGTDSFEVTVSDGKGGTSTSTVTIHVEDPPNQAPETKNYDVTTEKDTSVTGSVYGTDPDGDTLTFVIESNPKHGTVIVNTDGTWEYVPHPGYVGPDIFTVTVSDGKGGVTTSTVTVDVTDKPNNPPVSSGKEVTTEKGTSVTGDVYGTDPDGDPLTYTPGKQPGNGTVIVNPDGSWKYTPDPDFVGEDSFTVIVDDGRGGKTEVEIIVDVTEATTPPPTNQPPVSPDKEVTTDKGTSVTGDVYGTDPDGDPLTYTLGKQPGNGTVIVNPDGSWKYTPDPNFVGEDSFTVIVDDGKGNKTEVTVSVRVTEPNTPPTNPGNGTNPTDPGNGTNPTDPGNGTNPTDPGNGTNPTDPGNGTNPTDPGSGTNPTDPGNGTNPTDPGDGTNPTDPGNGTNPTDPGNGTNPTDPGNGTNPTDPGNAATPEDSGDGAGQSDSAQDNNEMTAGESGRVPSSADQSGTPQGNKLPNTSTNLFNLGLAGLIALCAGLVLMFRKRNA, encoded by the coding sequence GTGAAAACGACACCGGGACAAACGATTTATTGGCGGTTAGCCCACAGGGGAGATCAAGGTATAGACACGATGCAAGTTAAAATCGGTCCATCCACTGTATCAATCGGAGATTTAAATACCGTGAGAGAAATAAGCTCCGGGAATAAAGAATGGACGTATTATTCCGGTACGTATACCGTTCCAGTTGGGCAGGAGGTAACACGCTTCGCGTTTGAATCGGTTAGTAGTGCCGATGGAAGACAAGATGCAGGGAACTTCTTAGACGACATCTTCCTTGGTACGGAACCATGTGGTGTTGTAACAAAGTCCGTAGACCCCGTTGACAATGTACAAGAAGGGGATGACTTAACTTACACCGTTAACTTTAAAAATGACGGTGGAGACCATTCGGGCAACACAGTATTTACGGATAACATTCCTGAGGGAACCGAATACGTCCTTGGATCTTTAGAGATTGTATCGGGCCCGAATGCCGGTCAGTTGACCGATGCAAGCGGCGATGACCAAGGGGAATTTATTGCAAACGAAAATCGGGTTATCGTTCGGTTAGGGAACGGAGCGGACGGAAGCCAGGCAGGCAGAATTCCGAACGTCGACGTCTTACCTGACGGGACAACGGTCCAATTTAAAGTTAAAATCCTCTCGAAATACAAAACGACAGGCGTCTCCAACCAAGCGACTGTGGAATACGACAATTTGTTGTCAGGGGATCATGAAACCCGGACATCCAACGGTGTTACGGTCGATGTGAATCGTCCGCCGATCGTCCCGGATTTCGAAGAAACGACATGGAAAGACACAACCGTAACAGGAAGCGTGTATGGCGTGGACGCAAACGGTGATCCGCTGACATTCACCAAAGGAACAGACCCGCAAAATGGTTCGGTGACCGTCAATCCGGACGGGACGTGGGAGTACGTGCCGGATCCTGATTTTACCGGAACCGATAGCTTTGAGGTTACGGTAAGCGACGGCAAAGGTGGGACCTCCACCTCGACGGTGACGATTCACGTAGAGGACCCGCCAAACCAAGCGCCTGAGACTAAAAATTACGATGTAACGACGGAGAAGGATACATCGGTAACTGGCAGTGTTTATGGAACCGACCCGGATGGGGATACGCTTACGTTTGTCATCGAAAGTAATCCGAAGCACGGTACGGTGATCGTCAATACCGACGGAACGTGGGAGTACGTGCCGCATCCCGGATATGTTGGTCCGGATATCTTTACAGTCACAGTGAGCGACGGTAAGGGCGGTGTTACGACATCGACGGTGACGGTGGACGTAACGGACAAGCCGAATAACCCTCCAGTATCTTCTGGTAAAGAAGTAACAACGGAAAAAGGTACTTCCGTGACAGGCGATGTTTATGGTACGGATCCGGATGGAGATCCATTAACGTATACCCCTGGCAAGCAACCGGGGAACGGAACCGTCATTGTGAATCCGGACGGGAGCTGGAAGTATACCCCAGATCCCGACTTTGTCGGCGAGGATAGCTTCACGGTTATCGTGGACGACGGCAGGGGCGGCAAAACTGAGGTTGAGATTATCGTTGATGTGACGGAAGCAACGACTCCACCACCAACAAATCAACCTCCAGTATCTCCGGATAAAGAAGTAACGACGGACAAAGGTACATCCGTAACGGGCGATGTATATGGTACGGATCCGGATGGAGATCCATTGACGTATACCCTAGGCAAGCAACCGGGGAACGGAACCGTCATTGTGAATCCGGACGGAAGCTGGAAGTATACCCCAGATCCTAACTTTGTCGGTGAGGATAGCTTTACCGTTATCGTGGATGACGGCAAGGGCAACAAAACCGAGGTTACAGTTAGCGTTCGAGTAACAGAACCGAATACGCCGCCAACAAATCCAGGGAACGGCACGAACCCAACAGATCCGGGCAACGGCACGAATCCAACAGATCCAGGGAACGGCACGAACCCAACAGATCCGGGCAACGGCACGAATCCAACAGATCCAGGGAACGGTACGAACCCAACGGATCCAGGCAGCGGCACCAACCCAACAGACCCGGGAAATGGAACGAATCCAACGGATCCAGGGGACGGTACCAATCCGACAGATCCAGGTAATGGAACAAACCCTACTGATCCAGGGAACGGCACGAACCCAACAGATCCAGGTAACGGTACGAATCCAACGGATCCAGGGAACGCTGCAACTCCTGAAGATTCTGGAGATGGGGCTGGCCAGTCAGACTCAGCACAAGATAACAATGAAATGACCGCAGGAGAATCTGGTAGAGTTCCTTCATCTGCAGACCAATCTGGTACACCTCAAGGCAACAAGTTGCCGAATACATCAACAAACCTCTTCAACTTAGGACTCGCAGGACTCATCGCCTTGTGCGCTGGCTTGGTTCTCATGTTCAGAAAAAGAAATGCTTAA
- a CDS encoding DNA methyltransferase, whose amino-acid sequence MARAGLPLEEPEPSTVWEVSRGDVGKYVHPTQKPLELLAIPIKNSSRPGNTVADFFG is encoded by the coding sequence ATGGCGCGCGCTGGCCTCCCTTTGGAGGAACCTGAACCATCCACGGTCTGGGAAGTGTCCCGTGGTGACGTCGGCAAGTACGTTCATCCGACACAAAAGCCGCTGGAGTTGCTGGCCATACCGATCAAGAACAGTAGTCGTCCAGGCAACACAGTGGCAGATTTCTTCGGCTGA
- a CDS encoding WGxxGxxG family protein yields MKKILATFLAGISIALILAVPAFAENNNNMNSNDMRTNNVNTNGYNTNAVGNDNDTDWGWLGLLGLAGLVGLRRRNPERH; encoded by the coding sequence GTGAAGAAAATCCTCGCCACATTTTTAGCCGGTATTAGTATTGCTTTGATTCTTGCGGTTCCTGCTTTTGCAGAAAACAACAACAACATGAATTCAAACGATATGAGAACCAATAACGTGAACACAAACGGCTATAACACGAATGCTGTAGGCAATGACAACGATACAGACTGGGGCTGGCTCGGTTTGCTCGGTCTTGCCGGCCTCGTAGGTCTGAGACGTCGCAATCCTGAACGTCATTAA
- a CDS encoding YjcZ family sporulation protein, with translation MSGYEGSGYGSSIGVILVLFILLVIILRTWGF, from the coding sequence ATGAGTGGATACGAAGGTTCTGGGTATGGAAGTAGTATTGGTGTTATTCTCGTTCTCTTTATTCTACTTGTAATTATACTGCGTACTTGGGGATTTTAA
- a CDS encoding DUF6199 family natural product biosynthesis protein: MLILFAVVFLVRGVLRIRKPTWGSLYRIWKVKYESEPSSDYIQYIKSSGLLLLVLGSILFVAGILIVLL; this comes from the coding sequence GTGCTTATCTTGTTTGCTGTCGTTTTTTTGGTACGTGGTGTATTGAGAATACGCAAACCCACTTGGGGTTCCTTATATAGAATCTGGAAAGTAAAGTATGAGTCTGAGCCAAGTTCGGACTACATTCAATATATTAAATCGAGTGGGCTTCTTCTGCTGGTCCTCGGATCCATTTTATTCGTGGCTGGAATTCTGATTGTTCTGCTATGA